From the genome of Coleofasciculus sp. FACHB-1120:
CAGGGGTTGGTTTGTACGGTGCAAAAGCGCTTGCCAAAAAGGGATGGCACGTAGTGATGGCTTGTCGGGATTTGGAGAAGGGGAAAAAAGCTGCCGAAACAGTGGAAATCCCCCAAGACAGCTATACCCTCATGCAGATCGACCTAGCCTCTTTGGAGAGCGTTCGCCAGTTCGTGAATAACTTCAGAGCTAGCGGCAAGTCCTTGGACGCTTTGGTGTGCAACGCCGCAGTTTATCTACCTTTATTAAAAGAACCTATGCGGAGCGCAGAAGGTTATGAACTGAGCGTGGCGACAAATCACCTCGGTCATTTCCTGCTGTGCAACCTGATGCTGGAGGATTTGAAAAAGTCCTCTTATCCAGATCGCAGACTTGTGATTTTGGGAACTGTGACGGCAAATCCGAAGGAGTTGGGAGGTAAGATTCCGATTCCAGCGCCTCCAGATTTAGGCAATCTCCAAGGCTTTGAAGCAGGTTTCAAAGAACCGATTGCGATGATTAACGGCAAGAAATTTAAACCCGGCAAAGCTTACAAAGATAGCAAACTGTGCAATGTTTTAACCATGCGGGAACTGCATCGACGCTATCACTCTTCCACAGGCATCACCTTTAACTCCTTTTATCCGGGATGCGTTGCAGATACGCCCCTATTCCGCAACCACTATCCTCTGTTTCGGAAAATCTTCCCGCTGTTCCAAAAGAACATCACCGGGGGATACGTGTCTCAGGAGTTGGCAGGGGAAAGGGTTGCAGCGATTGTTGCCGATCCTGAATACAAGGAATCTGGGATGTATTGGAGTTGGGGAAATCGCCAGAAACCCGGTCGTCAGTCTTTTGTGCAAGAGGTTTCTGACGAAGCCAGCGATGATAACAAAGCTCAAAAGCTGTGGGATTTGAGCGCTAAGTTAGTTGGAGTAGGGTAACGAAGACTGTGGGTTAGCGAATTATTAGTCATTGTTCAATATAGCTATCTGGTTTTGATGTTGTCTGCCGAAACATCAAAACCAAAGCTAAACCTTTAATTGCAGCACTGATCGGAGGTAGAATCATTGCCCCGCCTAAAGCAGAAACTGGAATCCACCAACCCGCTCTCGAAATCTGCCGCTTTAGCAACAACCATTGTGCAGTTCCAACAATTGCTTCATTTATTGCACCTATCTTAGATAGCCTAAAAAGCTCATACGAATTACTTAGATCTAATGATATAAAGTCACTAAAGAAATCAGATAGTGCGTTTGTAGATATAGAGTAACTCGCTAGCACACATACTGGTAAAGCTACAGCCCCACCGATAGCAGACGCTGCAATCCACAAACTCGATTTTTTCATTCGCCGCTTCAGCAACAACCATTGGAAGCAACCCAAAATAGCCCATACAACAGTCCAGCCAAAGGGAAATCCGTTGCTGCCAAGACCTCCAGTCAAAAGTGTTACAAAAAAGCCAGCAACAATCCCAAGCAAACTACCTATAGTAGATAAAGCAATCCAGCTCAACCAAAACTTCCATTCCGCACTCTTTAGCATTGCGAAGTTAGAGGAGTTCTTCATAGACCTCTGTGAAAAAAATTAGATTAAGATTTTAGCTGTTTTTCCCGGCTTGGGTGTGTTAAATACATATTTGTTTGCCCAATTGTCAAATTGTTGATGGTCGCAACGAATTGTCACGAACCAGCTAGAAGTCTTGGTTTCAAGCTTTCTATAAAAGTGCTTGAACTCAACAGCAGCTCACTTCACGTCCGGTGGCTATTTTACCCAACACAGGAAATAGCCTCAAAGTGATTCGCTTTGAGGCTATTCTCATCCAAACTGTTAATTGAAGTAGGACGAGCGTGGCTTTTTTTAGCTAGTTACTGACCCGAACCCTCCGGACTATCGGCAGCAGGGTTTTGTTGACTGCTGGATGTGGGATCTGTGGCACTCGATTCGTCTTGAGCTGGAGTGCGATCGCTCTCACTTTCGGACTGTGTGGGAGCAGTTTGCGTAGAAGGTGCTTGTTGAGCCTCAGGCTGCTTTGGCTCAGCATTGGGCACAGTAATGTTGATCTTTTGTGCCGGAGCTTGCTGTTGAGGTGCCGGAGCTTGCTGTTGAGGAACTGGAACCAAAACATCCCTAGTTCTTTCAATGATTGTGGTTTCTTGTTTAGGAGCTTGCTTTGCTTCAGGAGCTGGCTTCGCTTCGGGAGCTGGCTTGGCATCTGGTTGTCTAGGAACCACAATATTTGGGATAACCGGAGCGGGTGCCTCATTCCGTTGGTTTAAAAAGAACAAAGTCCCAGCGGTCAAGCCGACCAGCGAAGTCAGGAGCAAGCCAATTACCAAGCCACTCGCGGCATTATTGTTATCTCGAACAGCTAAATTTTCTTCTTGGTAGCTGCGTTCGGAAACTCGACCGCTAACGTAACCATCCCGGTAGGAGTCAGCGTTAGGCTTAACAACGCCATTATTAACTGTTTCTGTTCGCGTTACGTTGGTATGAGTATGACCGTTAGCGTCATTGTAAGAATCCTGACGAACTTCACGGTTATAAGTTTGGTAATCCTTTGGATTAGTCATAGGTGTTGATAAACTCCAAAAAAATGTAGATAAAATAGAACCTTGAAAGTCTGTCGGCGTGACGCACTTTCTTTCAAAAAAGAATTCTTAGCTTTGTTGTAGTTTGATTCGCTACTTATGCTTGAATTGTTTTCAGAATAACTTTTGCAAAAGCACAAATGGCTCTATCCCAAGAGCGGATTGTTACTTCTATCAAAGGACTGAC
Proteins encoded in this window:
- a CDS encoding protochlorophyllide reductase, with the protein product MESHRKPTVVITGASSGVGLYGAKALAKKGWHVVMACRDLEKGKKAAETVEIPQDSYTLMQIDLASLESVRQFVNNFRASGKSLDALVCNAAVYLPLLKEPMRSAEGYELSVATNHLGHFLLCNLMLEDLKKSSYPDRRLVILGTVTANPKELGGKIPIPAPPDLGNLQGFEAGFKEPIAMINGKKFKPGKAYKDSKLCNVLTMRELHRRYHSSTGITFNSFYPGCVADTPLFRNHYPLFRKIFPLFQKNITGGYVSQELAGERVAAIVADPEYKESGMYWSWGNRQKPGRQSFVQEVSDEASDDNKAQKLWDLSAKLVGVG